A portion of the Acidobacteriaceae bacterium genome contains these proteins:
- a CDS encoding DUF308 domain-containing protein — translation MAEAGLRGIARESVGWSIGLSVVMIVVGLVALAAPLAAGVAVTGVVAWGLLLLGVLHLWFAWHTRAAGALIWELLIGGAYLFAGIFILTHPLAGLVTLTLLLGSYLLIKGVVEIIGGFSTRGVPGGGWLLIDGVVSLILSAMIWFHLPSTAVWVIGTLIGFSILFSGLSRLFLSLAARRVLLRA, via the coding sequence ATGGCGGAAGCGGGACTTAGAGGAATAGCACGGGAGTCGGTCGGATGGTCTATCGGACTCAGCGTTGTAATGATCGTCGTCGGGTTAGTGGCACTGGCGGCCCCATTGGCAGCAGGCGTTGCCGTGACAGGCGTGGTGGCGTGGGGCTTGCTCCTTCTTGGAGTTCTACACCTGTGGTTTGCCTGGCACACACGTGCGGCGGGTGCTCTTATCTGGGAACTCCTCATCGGTGGAGCGTATCTTTTCGCGGGCATCTTCATCCTTACTCATCCGCTCGCCGGCCTGGTCACACTCACGCTGCTTCTTGGCTCCTACCTTCTTATCAAGGGAGTAGTGGAGATTATCGGAGGTTTCAGCACGCGGGGCGTACCCGGCGGTGGATGGTTGCTGATTGACGGCGTCGTCTCGCTGATCCTGTCGGCAATGATTTGGTTTCATCTGCCTTCGACCGCCGTTTGGGTCATCGGTACATTGATCGGCTTCTCGATTCTGTTCAGCGGGCTATCGCGACTCTTCCTTTCACTAGCGGCTCGCCGCGTACTTTTGCGCGCTTAA
- a CDS encoding glucose 1-dehydrogenase, translated as MSRLQGKVALVTGAAQGMGESHVQRFIAEGAKVILTDLNQDGGSALAAKLGKNALFLHHDVTRAEDWTTVIQKGEAEFGPITILVNNAGVLGPVAKTIDISEADYLKVCAINQTSVFLGMKAVLPSMLKAGIGSIVNISSIAGIAANYGFPNLAYVGSKFAVRGMTKATAVEYASKNIRVNSVHPGFIQTPMMVAATDEKGGDALSLIPQGRIAEPGEVTNLVLFLASDEASFITGTEHIVDGGMLAQ; from the coding sequence ATGAGCAGACTGCAGGGAAAGGTGGCATTGGTTACGGGAGCCGCACAGGGGATGGGCGAGTCCCACGTCCAGCGCTTCATCGCAGAAGGCGCGAAGGTGATCCTGACCGATCTCAATCAGGATGGAGGGTCTGCGCTCGCTGCCAAGCTCGGGAAGAACGCTTTGTTCCTTCACCATGATGTGACGAGAGCTGAGGACTGGACAACCGTTATCCAGAAGGGCGAGGCAGAATTTGGGCCCATCACCATCCTTGTGAACAATGCCGGCGTACTTGGTCCAGTCGCAAAGACAATCGATATCAGCGAAGCGGACTACCTGAAGGTTTGTGCGATCAACCAGACATCAGTTTTCTTGGGCATGAAGGCTGTCTTGCCCTCGATGTTGAAGGCGGGCATCGGTTCCATCGTCAACATCTCCTCCATTGCGGGCATCGCAGCCAACTATGGCTTCCCCAACCTTGCATATGTCGGGAGCAAGTTCGCGGTACGAGGCATGACGAAGGCCACCGCAGTCGAATACGCTTCGAAGAACATCCGTGTGAACTCCGTGCACCCGGGCTTCATCCAGACACCTATGATGGTGGCGGCAACCGATGAAAAGGGCGGAGACGCACTCAGTCTGATTCCTCAAGGGCGCATCGCCGAACCGGGCGAGGTCACCAATCTTGTGCTGTTCCTGGCCTCGGATGAGGCGTCGTTCATCACCGGTACCGAACACATCGTCGACGGCGGCATGCTGGCCCAGTAA
- a CDS encoding sigma-70 family RNA polymerase sigma factor yields the protein MKYENDESIVLQAFNGDEKAFEVLSERWRERLLRTAERYTLNRSEAEDAVQSGLFKAWRNVTTFRNESLFSTWITRIVINEVYMIQRRQEHRRIEYSDELTTMEAVLIRKGRLPAGESIEERLIRQQSIDQVRSAIMFLPASLRTILQIELTEEVPLPEVAKRLNLSLAAVKSRRLRARRELQKRPLRRFGMDARRPVSARRRPTASPRYCRVCAG from the coding sequence ATGAAATACGAGAATGATGAATCCATCGTTCTACAAGCCTTCAACGGGGATGAGAAAGCCTTTGAAGTGCTGAGCGAGCGCTGGCGCGAACGCCTGCTCCGGACCGCAGAACGATATACACTTAACCGGTCTGAGGCGGAAGATGCCGTTCAGTCCGGACTCTTCAAGGCGTGGCGGAACGTGACTACTTTTCGCAATGAGTCTCTCTTCTCGACGTGGATCACGAGGATCGTCATCAACGAGGTCTATATGATCCAGAGACGTCAGGAACATCGTCGTATCGAGTACTCCGATGAACTGACGACGATGGAGGCTGTTCTTATCCGAAAGGGCCGGCTTCCTGCAGGTGAGTCCATTGAGGAACGGCTCATTCGACAGCAGAGTATTGACCAGGTTCGTTCGGCGATCATGTTCCTGCCGGCTTCCCTCCGGACCATCCTTCAAATCGAGCTTACGGAAGAGGTCCCTCTTCCAGAGGTGGCAAAACGCTTGAATCTTTCGCTGGCAGCCGTAAAATCCCGGCGCCTGCGTGCGCGCCGCGAGCTACAGAAGAGACCGCTGCGTCGGTTTGGCATGGACGCGCGTCGGCCCGTATCCGCGCGTAGACGTCCTACAGCGTCACCTCGCTATTGTCGAGTTTGTGCAGGATGA
- a CDS encoding organic hydroperoxide resistance protein: MSALYSTRVIARGGRNGTARSDDGLLDLKLALPGTMGGSGDATNPEQLFAAGYAACFGNAVIHVTRNKEKKIKDDDVEVAATVSMSPNGAGGFCLSVALDVTIAGVDQSTAEEAVKAAHVACPYSNAVRGNIDVALSVKTR, translated from the coding sequence ATGAGCGCACTGTATTCAACCCGGGTGATCGCGCGAGGAGGCCGTAACGGAACGGCTCGGAGCGACGACGGCCTGCTGGACCTTAAGCTCGCTCTCCCCGGGACAATGGGCGGAAGCGGAGATGCCACCAACCCCGAACAGCTTTTTGCTGCCGGATATGCCGCATGCTTCGGCAATGCCGTCATCCATGTCACCCGAAACAAAGAGAAGAAAATCAAGGACGATGACGTCGAGGTTGCCGCGACCGTCAGCATGTCACCAAATGGTGCTGGAGGGTTTTGCCTTTCTGTCGCGCTTGATGTGACGATCGCCGGCGTGGATCAGTCGACTGCCGAAGAAGCGGTCAAAGCAGCGCATGTGGCATGTCCCTACTCCAATGCGGTCCGCGGAAACATTGATGTGGCACTCTCGGTGAAAACACGCTGA
- a CDS encoding Na+/H+ antiporter yields MEQLTTILVLLFAVCVTGVLSLVSRIPLPLLQIGLGIALAALHVHSAMDPSLFLLLFVAPLLYVDAYRFPRSEFVSLRTPILRMAVGLVVFTVVGAGYFIHWLIPSMPLAASFALAAVLSPTDAVALSGSIRGVRIPSRLLHLLEGEALLNDASGLVCFRFAVAAALTGVFSATHALMTFLQVSLGGIAVGAVIAFVVMQGERWIGKRLGSHPASQILMTLLLPFAAYLGAEHMGFSGILSAVSAGFIGNLVLQEIPEAETRIKSEVITDMIEFTFNGLIFILLGLQLPAIARSIPAVIKEHHLHSPWVLGAFVLGITIVLGFLRFFWSWSSLKWTSLLRRHKEDTRTRTPKRLLVATAFAGVRGAVTLAAVLSLPTSLNDGTPFPGRQLAILLAAGVILFSLVSASVALPMVMKGIHDPPESSLASQSRRARISAAHAAIRRLDELEKESAKEGSLPEDVATVSNRLKDYYLRRVEGLDGHGAGMERANTHRQQERMLRMEALRAERHEINRLVQERLLDSEAARVILHKLDNSEVTL; encoded by the coding sequence TTGGAACAACTCACCACGATTCTTGTTCTGCTTTTTGCAGTGTGCGTAACGGGTGTGCTTTCGCTCGTATCGCGAATCCCATTACCACTCCTGCAGATCGGTCTCGGCATAGCTCTGGCGGCTCTTCACGTCCACAGCGCTATGGACCCATCCTTGTTTCTTCTATTATTTGTGGCGCCCCTACTTTACGTGGACGCCTACCGCTTTCCTCGCTCAGAATTTGTCAGCCTGAGGACTCCCATTCTGAGGATGGCTGTAGGCTTGGTGGTGTTCACCGTCGTCGGAGCCGGTTACTTCATTCACTGGCTCATTCCATCCATGCCGCTGGCTGCCAGTTTCGCCCTCGCCGCCGTTTTGTCGCCTACGGATGCTGTCGCCCTTTCAGGTTCGATTCGAGGAGTGCGTATCCCCTCTCGTCTGCTTCACCTGCTGGAAGGAGAAGCCCTTCTTAATGATGCGTCTGGGCTTGTCTGCTTCCGGTTCGCGGTTGCGGCAGCACTTACGGGCGTATTTTCCGCGACACATGCCCTGATGACCTTTCTTCAGGTTTCACTGGGTGGCATTGCTGTCGGGGCAGTGATTGCCTTTGTCGTGATGCAGGGGGAGCGATGGATTGGGAAGAGACTCGGTTCCCATCCAGCTTCCCAGATCCTGATGACGCTCCTGCTGCCATTTGCTGCCTATCTCGGGGCGGAACACATGGGTTTCTCTGGCATCTTATCGGCCGTCTCAGCTGGATTCATCGGCAATCTTGTCCTCCAGGAGATCCCGGAAGCAGAGACCCGGATCAAGTCGGAAGTCATCACCGACATGATCGAGTTCACCTTCAATGGCCTCATCTTCATCCTTCTCGGTCTGCAACTGCCCGCGATCGCGAGGAGCATTCCGGCTGTCATCAAGGAACATCATCTTCACTCGCCCTGGGTTCTGGGCGCATTTGTTTTAGGGATCACAATCGTTCTCGGGTTCCTGCGATTCTTCTGGTCATGGTCCTCCCTGAAATGGACTTCTCTTCTGAGAAGACACAAGGAGGACACCCGGACCCGCACGCCCAAAAGACTGCTCGTGGCTACAGCCTTCGCTGGCGTTCGGGGTGCGGTGACGCTGGCTGCGGTACTTTCACTGCCCACCAGCTTGAACGATGGCACACCTTTCCCCGGACGGCAGTTGGCGATTCTCCTGGCTGCCGGCGTGATTCTGTTTTCCCTCGTGTCGGCCTCAGTGGCGCTGCCTATGGTCATGAAAGGGATTCACGATCCACCAGAGTCCTCTCTCGCGTCCCAGAGTCGAAGAGCTCGGATCTCTGCCGCTCATGCAGCGATTCGAAGGCTCGACGAGCTTGAAAAGGAGTCGGCGAAGGAAGGCAGTCTGCCGGAAGACGTGGCAACGGTTTCGAACCGTCTGAAAGATTACTATCTCAGGCGGGTCGAGGGGCTTGATGGTCACGGGGCGGGCATGGAAAGAGCCAACACACATCGGCAGCAGGAGAGGATGCTTCGCATGGAGGCACTTCGTGCGGAGAGGCACGAGATCAACCGCCTGGTTCAGGAAAGGCTTCTCGACTCGGAAGCTGCGCGTGTCATCCTGCACAAACTCGACAATAGCGAGGTGACGCTGTAG
- a CDS encoding L,D-transpeptidase encodes MEIRQTRRDVLLGGLKCALLLWSCPRNSWTQATAQGIDRFSDAVQSLKPGEFLWAPSIAPSGPILAVVSLPSQRCYVYRNGVLIGISTVSTGKVGHETPTGVFTVLQKQVHHKSNLYDSAPMPYMQRLTWSGVAMHAGNLPGFPASHGCVRMPMAFAKLLYATTALGMTVVITKLDEVPRVAPTPDLLQSEASTEKAEDGAWIWQPEKSTSGPVSLILSGADRRLIVLRNGILIGSSPVTIAGEITETAAYSLTQVDAKGFHWMQLPLPGENWVGSKELSDSERRRVHIPDAFRALLDEELTPGVTLVVTTDSLRTGATGRSLTVLEAQP; translated from the coding sequence ATGGAAATTCGGCAAACACGACGTGATGTACTGCTTGGGGGCCTGAAGTGTGCCCTGCTCTTGTGGAGTTGCCCTCGCAATTCGTGGACTCAGGCAACCGCGCAGGGAATCGATCGCTTCTCCGACGCGGTGCAAAGCTTGAAGCCGGGAGAGTTCCTTTGGGCGCCATCCATTGCCCCGTCCGGACCAATTTTGGCCGTGGTAAGCTTGCCGTCGCAACGGTGTTATGTCTACAGAAACGGCGTGCTTATCGGGATTTCGACCGTATCTACTGGCAAGGTGGGCCATGAGACTCCTACAGGCGTCTTCACGGTTCTCCAGAAGCAGGTCCATCACAAATCCAACCTCTATGACTCGGCGCCCATGCCCTACATGCAGCGGCTCACTTGGTCGGGCGTGGCGATGCACGCAGGCAATCTTCCGGGGTTTCCTGCCTCCCATGGATGCGTCCGGATGCCCATGGCTTTTGCAAAGCTGCTGTATGCCACGACGGCGCTAGGAATGACGGTCGTGATTACGAAACTGGACGAAGTTCCGAGGGTCGCACCCACGCCGGACCTGCTTCAGAGTGAAGCTTCTACGGAAAAAGCGGAGGATGGTGCTTGGATCTGGCAGCCGGAGAAGTCGACGAGTGGTCCAGTCTCGCTCATTCTCAGTGGCGCCGATCGCAGATTGATCGTTCTGCGCAACGGGATTCTGATTGGATCTTCTCCTGTAACGATTGCCGGAGAGATCACAGAAACCGCGGCATATAGCTTGACACAGGTTGATGCCAAAGGATTTCACTGGATGCAGCTACCCCTGCCTGGAGAGAACTGGGTTGGGAGCAAAGAACTGAGCGACTCGGAACGTCGTCGCGTTCACATTCCGGACGCGTTTCGCGCGCTACTGGACGAGGAACTTACTCCAGGGGTGACGCTGGTAGTGACGACGGACTCCCTTCGAACGGGTGCTACCGGCCGCAGCCTGACGGTGTTGGAGGCGCAACCCTGA
- a CDS encoding DHA2 family efflux MFS transporter permease subunit — protein sequence MANAERWQPKANPWLIAATVALAAFMEVLDTSIANVALPHIAGNLGASQDQGTWVLTSYLVSNAIILPVGAWASSVIGRKNFFLLCIIIFTVASFLCGIAPSLPILLLARIIQGIGGGGLQPMAQAIMADSFEEKKRGLAFSLYGLVAVLAPSIGPTMGGWITDNYSWRWIFYINLPVGILAFVLVTRLVEDPPWIRADRNNLRRLDYIGLAFLTLAMGGMQIFLDKGEENDWFASNFIRAFAAMFVAGMVGLIWWEWRAKNPIMNIKLFRYKNFAICCALMILVGGVLNAATVLQPQFLQQLLGYTATSAGEALTWGGVTLLFVMPMAGIATSKFAARNLAAVGFCFFAAAYYYASTHLSLQMSFGFASWLRVIQMIPIPFCFIAITNAAYVGLPKEASNQVSGIINFVRNVGGSIFIAVTGAIVTNRSLFHQARLQEAMQPGSIAFTNQVNALAGYFQTMVSHPEAVQMARGTIYQQLNQQAAAQAYQDIYRWLSWMSVAMIAAAFMLSKNRPGEGAPAGEAVH from the coding sequence ATGGCAAATGCGGAACGATGGCAACCTAAGGCAAATCCGTGGCTTATCGCGGCGACTGTTGCGCTGGCTGCTTTTATGGAAGTGTTGGATACATCCATTGCGAATGTCGCCCTTCCCCACATCGCAGGCAATCTAGGGGCCAGCCAGGACCAGGGAACGTGGGTGCTCACAAGCTACCTGGTTTCGAACGCAATCATCCTGCCGGTCGGAGCGTGGGCTTCGAGCGTCATCGGGCGCAAGAACTTCTTCCTGCTCTGCATCATCATCTTCACGGTCGCAAGTTTTCTCTGCGGCATCGCCCCATCGCTTCCGATTCTGCTGCTAGCTCGCATCATTCAGGGAATTGGCGGAGGCGGTCTTCAGCCGATGGCGCAGGCCATCATGGCCGACTCCTTTGAAGAGAAGAAACGCGGATTGGCGTTCTCGCTCTACGGACTCGTCGCCGTTCTCGCTCCGTCCATCGGACCGACTATGGGAGGTTGGATCACGGACAACTATTCCTGGCGATGGATCTTCTACATCAATCTTCCGGTCGGTATTCTGGCGTTCGTTCTGGTGACCAGGCTGGTCGAAGATCCACCCTGGATCAGAGCAGATCGCAACAACCTTCGGCGGCTGGATTACATTGGCCTCGCGTTTCTGACATTGGCCATGGGTGGTATGCAGATCTTCCTGGATAAGGGCGAGGAGAACGACTGGTTTGCGTCCAATTTCATTCGCGCGTTTGCGGCCATGTTTGTGGCCGGCATGGTAGGTCTGATTTGGTGGGAGTGGCGCGCGAAGAATCCCATCATGAACATCAAGCTCTTTCGCTACAAGAACTTTGCGATCTGCTGCGCTCTGATGATTCTGGTGGGGGGCGTATTGAACGCCGCAACTGTGCTCCAGCCACAATTCCTCCAGCAGTTGCTGGGTTACACGGCGACCAGTGCCGGGGAGGCGCTCACGTGGGGAGGTGTCACTCTCCTCTTCGTCATGCCGATGGCGGGAATTGCGACAAGCAAGTTCGCCGCGAGGAACCTTGCTGCAGTCGGATTCTGCTTTTTCGCGGCTGCTTACTATTACGCGTCCACCCACCTAAGCCTGCAGATGAGCTTTGGCTTTGCCTCCTGGCTGCGGGTGATCCAGATGATCCCAATCCCGTTCTGCTTCATCGCCATCACCAATGCGGCTTATGTCGGTCTGCCGAAAGAGGCAAGCAATCAGGTGTCAGGCATCATCAACTTCGTTCGCAATGTGGGCGGCAGCATCTTCATCGCGGTGACGGGCGCCATCGTCACCAATCGCTCGCTCTTCCACCAGGCGCGGCTGCAAGAGGCGATGCAGCCAGGCAGTATTGCCTTCACGAATCAGGTGAACGCCCTTGCCGGTTATTTCCAGACGATGGTCAGCCATCCGGAGGCTGTCCAGATGGCCCGGGGAACGATCTACCAGCAACTTAACCAGCAAGCCGCCGCGCAGGCCTACCAGGACATCTATCGATGGTTGTCGTGGATGTCCGTTGCCATGATCGCGGCGGCGTTCATGCTCAGCAAGAACCGTCCCGGCGAAGGGGCCCCTGCGGGGGAAGCTGTTCACTGA
- a CDS encoding MarR family transcriptional regulator: protein MSYKSSDEWAVALTWMVLPAGRAWQKAAGAALERFGVSLSVAAPILVVARMGNGVQQKVIAYEAGIDEAAVVRSVDQLERDGLLLRKPDPGDGRAKTIHLTPKGRGLVRKLDKVIRDLRDDLLREVSQKDGMAAVRVLRELERGANRNLSGSIQPAEGNP, encoded by the coding sequence ATGTCTTATAAATCGAGCGACGAATGGGCGGTCGCCCTGACCTGGATGGTTCTTCCAGCCGGGCGCGCATGGCAGAAGGCCGCTGGAGCGGCCTTGGAACGCTTTGGAGTTTCTCTCTCTGTGGCAGCACCGATTCTCGTGGTTGCGCGAATGGGCAACGGGGTCCAGCAGAAGGTTATTGCGTATGAGGCCGGGATCGATGAAGCGGCAGTCGTACGCTCCGTCGATCAACTGGAACGGGATGGATTGTTATTACGCAAACCCGATCCCGGGGACGGGAGAGCGAAAACGATCCATCTAACGCCTAAGGGAAGGGGCTTGGTAAGAAAGCTCGACAAGGTGATTCGGGATCTTCGTGACGATCTGCTGCGGGAGGTCAGTCAGAAGGACGGCATGGCAGCGGTTCGAGTTCTGCGAGAACTGGAGCGTGGCGCGAATCGAAACCTAAGCGGTTCGATCCAGCCCGCGGAAGGCAATCCGTAG
- a CDS encoding TetR/AcrR family transcriptional regulator encodes MPRKSASTHTAPARKPRLSRQERKTQTRASLIETGRRHILREGLGDAAAERIAEEAGFSRGAFYGNFTDKEDLFLTIVRDDQEKRFSVFRTILESDEPVESLLKRLREALADRVTDPEWIILEAEFEAGALRSEKMRQTYIELYRSMLKDGRRILKKLAQQPGIQFTLPPNEFLMAMLSFAHGMAVSQRLLGSEISVKGTRKLICSIFDRLLTTK; translated from the coding sequence ATGCCTCGGAAATCTGCTTCTACTCATACCGCTCCAGCGAGGAAACCTCGTCTTTCCCGCCAGGAGCGCAAGACACAGACGCGCGCCAGCCTCATCGAGACGGGGCGGCGCCACATTCTGCGTGAGGGGCTCGGAGACGCTGCTGCGGAACGTATCGCTGAAGAGGCAGGGTTTTCCCGGGGTGCATTCTATGGCAACTTCACCGACAAAGAGGACCTTTTTCTCACCATCGTGCGGGACGACCAGGAAAAACGTTTCAGTGTGTTCCGAACGATCCTTGAAAGCGATGAACCCGTCGAGAGCCTCTTGAAGCGTCTTCGCGAAGCTCTTGCGGACCGGGTCACCGATCCGGAATGGATCATTCTGGAAGCAGAATTCGAGGCTGGCGCGTTACGCAGCGAGAAGATGCGTCAGACCTACATCGAGCTGTATCGCAGCATGCTGAAGGATGGGCGGCGGATCCTCAAGAAACTGGCTCAACAACCTGGAATCCAGTTCACCCTGCCTCCGAACGAGTTCCTGATGGCGATGCTTAGCTTCGCCCATGGCATGGCCGTGAGCCAACGCCTGCTTGGATCGGAGATCTCCGTCAAGGGGACGCGCAAGCTGATCTGCTCTATCTTCGATCGGCTGCTTACGACGAAATAG
- a CDS encoding mechanosensitive ion channel family protein, with protein MRSKAILAHLNEVIRYYRMAVTPIQKTGEPSDMLYAEQAQAGATQAAQLAFQSARDEAALLARIEGQPGSSSADAQQGETQKLTAAQAAATKQINDLLNRRDALKQQIENAPSANRAALQEHEEDVEGQLELAQATSEALAKVSGISNSQTNSGLQGDIDSLQHAAPELIDGKVKPVANTIEPIGSLHDSGVTTQAMVLFQLLGAARAIDQRITETQKLHDQALELRTPLVNILRATLEAGRKLQTQPNPDSSVAPGSGSANPPSSVDLKARKKTYDELSDAFRTISAVSTPISQEVLLLEQARGNLLSWRAAVDAERSTIVHSLLIRVLAIAIALFLILALSEVWRRAATRYVQDVRRRRQLLLIRRIVIGFLIGIVLLLGFVSQFSSLATFAGFITAGIAVGLQTILLSVAAYFFIVGRYGVRVGDRITVAGVTGDVVEVGLVRFYMMELTGTGTELHQTGRVAVFANSVLFQTGTPIYKQIPGTNYAWHELTLKLKPGSDYRVATEPVRTAIEKVYDTYKGQIEQQHKTVESWMDTALDAPKIEARLQLSDGLQYAVLYPVEIDDASEIDEQIVQQVLDVVTLNTTISSIVDGPPTVRAVVKG; from the coding sequence GTGCGGTCCAAAGCCATTCTGGCCCACCTGAACGAGGTTATCCGCTATTACCGTATGGCTGTGACGCCCATCCAGAAAACGGGGGAGCCGAGCGATATGTTGTACGCCGAGCAGGCACAGGCAGGAGCCACTCAGGCAGCGCAGTTGGCCTTTCAATCGGCGAGAGATGAGGCCGCCCTGCTGGCTCGTATTGAGGGGCAGCCCGGTTCGTCTTCAGCAGACGCGCAACAAGGTGAAACCCAGAAGCTGACCGCCGCCCAAGCTGCCGCGACAAAACAGATCAACGATCTTCTCAACCGCCGGGATGCATTGAAGCAGCAGATTGAAAATGCTCCTTCTGCGAATCGTGCAGCACTGCAGGAGCATGAAGAGGATGTCGAGGGTCAGCTCGAACTGGCTCAAGCCACCTCTGAAGCTCTGGCCAAGGTTTCAGGCATCTCGAATTCACAAACAAACAGCGGCTTGCAGGGCGACATCGATTCGCTGCAGCATGCGGCACCGGAGCTGATCGACGGTAAAGTGAAGCCGGTCGCGAACACGATCGAACCCATCGGATCGTTGCACGATTCGGGTGTGACGACTCAGGCTATGGTCCTTTTTCAGTTGCTCGGCGCCGCGCGCGCAATTGATCAGCGCATCACCGAGACGCAGAAGCTGCACGACCAGGCGCTTGAATTGAGAACGCCCCTGGTCAATATCCTCCGTGCCACCCTAGAGGCCGGTCGCAAGCTGCAGACGCAACCGAACCCAGATTCTTCGGTAGCTCCAGGTTCAGGATCCGCGAACCCTCCTTCGTCGGTCGATCTGAAGGCAAGAAAGAAAACCTACGACGAGCTTAGTGACGCCTTCAGGACAATTTCCGCGGTGTCTACTCCGATCAGTCAAGAGGTGCTGTTATTGGAGCAGGCGCGCGGTAACCTGCTGTCATGGCGTGCGGCCGTTGACGCAGAGCGCAGCACGATCGTTCATTCTCTACTGATACGTGTGTTGGCGATCGCGATCGCGCTTTTCCTGATTCTTGCTCTCAGTGAAGTGTGGCGAAGGGCGGCAACTCGCTACGTGCAGGATGTTCGGCGGCGGCGACAGCTGTTGCTCATACGGCGCATCGTGATCGGCTTTCTGATCGGCATCGTATTGCTCCTGGGATTCGTCTCACAATTCAGCTCCTTGGCTACATTCGCGGGTTTTATCACTGCAGGTATTGCAGTGGGACTGCAAACCATTCTGCTATCGGTCGCCGCCTACTTCTTTATCGTGGGACGCTATGGCGTTCGTGTGGGCGATCGCATCACCGTGGCAGGCGTAACGGGAGATGTGGTCGAAGTGGGTCTCGTGCGCTTCTACATGATGGAATTGACCGGTACAGGAACCGAGTTGCACCAGACGGGCCGTGTGGCTGTTTTTGCGAACTCTGTGCTCTTTCAGACCGGCACACCAATTTACAAACAGATCCCGGGAACGAACTATGCGTGGCACGAACTCACGCTCAAGCTCAAGCCCGGGAGCGATTATCGCGTTGCTACAGAGCCCGTTCGGACCGCGATCGAAAAGGTATACGACACCTACAAAGGACAGATCGAGCAACAACACAAAACCGTAGAGTCATGGATGGACACCGCTCTCGACGCGCCAAAGATAGAAGCACGCTTGCAGCTCTCGGATGGTCTGCAATATGCAGTGCTTTATCCGGTTGAGATCGATGATGCTTCCGAGATAGACGAGCAAATCGTGCAGCAGGTACTTGACGTGGTAACGCTGAACACGACGATATCTAGCATCGTGGATGGTCCCCCGACGGTACGGGCCGTCGTAAAGGGCTAA